A single window of Psychrobacter raelei DNA harbors:
- the epmA gene encoding EF-P lysine aminoacylase EpmA: MMSDERLTSPVLFAPSMSLEMAFKRAQLMATLRHFFAERQVLEVQTPLMSQAGNTDVFVPSISTNITVADKPKTYYLHTSPEFAMKRMLATWKVAMYQICSVFRDNEVGRRHNSEFTMLEWYRPGFNLEALAAELSDLLAVVYGQPQPLAHYSYSQAFIDYVGIHPLSANLELIINAANEQGLGGLDLGEDRQGWLDVLFSHLVEPNLGHDMPTIITDYPPATAALAKLEIDEQGNEVAKRFELYIKGIEIANAYDELADGAALQARFEADNAERIRRGLPVMPIDERLVAACDELPACSGIALGVDRLLMVVTGAASIDEVIGFGIGQA, translated from the coding sequence ATGATGAGTGATGAGCGTTTAACGTCACCTGTGCTATTTGCGCCAAGTATGAGCCTAGAGATGGCTTTTAAACGTGCCCAGCTAATGGCCACTTTGCGTCATTTTTTCGCGGAGCGTCAGGTGTTAGAGGTGCAGACACCGTTGATGTCGCAGGCGGGCAATACGGATGTGTTTGTGCCGTCTATTTCGACCAATATCACTGTTGCCGATAAACCAAAAACTTATTATTTACATACATCGCCTGAGTTTGCGATGAAGCGTATGCTGGCGACGTGGAAAGTGGCTATGTATCAGATCTGCTCTGTGTTTCGCGACAACGAGGTGGGTCGTCGCCACAACAGTGAATTTACCATGCTTGAGTGGTATCGGCCGGGTTTTAACTTAGAGGCGTTGGCCGCTGAGCTGTCTGACTTACTGGCTGTGGTATATGGGCAGCCACAACCTTTAGCCCACTATAGCTATAGCCAAGCATTTATTGATTATGTGGGTATTCATCCCTTGAGTGCTAACCTTGAGTTGATTATCAATGCTGCCAATGAGCAGGGGCTGGGTGGGCTTGACTTAGGTGAAGACCGTCAAGGCTGGCTTGATGTATTATTTAGCCATCTTGTAGAGCCTAATTTGGGCCATGATATGCCAACGATTATTACCGACTATCCGCCTGCTACTGCGGCTTTAGCTAAGCTGGAGATAGATGAGCAGGGTAATGAGGTGGCCAAGCGCTTTGAGCTGTATATCAAGGGTATAGAGATTGCCAATGCTTATGATGAGTTGGCAGATGGGGCTGCGCTGCAAGCTCGGTTTGAAGCGGACAATGCAGAACGGATCCGCCGCGGATTACCGGTGATGCCCATTGATGAGCGTCTGGTAGCCGCGTGCGATGAGCTGCCAGCCTGTAGCGGCATTGCGCTGGGCGTCGATCGTCTGTTAATGGTGGTAACGGGCGCTGCAAGTATTGATGAGGTTATTGGGTTTGGTATTGGGCAGGCGTAG
- the purE gene encoding 5-(carboxyamino)imidazole ribonucleotide mutase — translation MANATNHPQADAPLGPIQSPAGTPKVGIIMGSQSDWATMSLGVQLLADFGVPFECEVVSAHRTPDKLFDYAKSAKDKGLQVIIAGAGGAAHLPGMCASQTELPVLGVPVKSSTLSGWDSLLSIVQMPKGIAVGTLAIGTAGAYNAGLLAIQILALQDDALAKQLVEFRQNQTETVLASPTPGIINS, via the coding sequence ATGGCAAATGCCACCAACCACCCGCAAGCTGACGCTCCTCTTGGACCGATTCAATCTCCTGCAGGCACCCCAAAAGTGGGCATTATTATGGGCTCGCAATCTGATTGGGCCACCATGAGTTTGGGTGTTCAATTATTGGCCGACTTCGGTGTGCCTTTTGAATGTGAGGTTGTCTCAGCCCATCGCACTCCAGACAAGCTATTTGATTATGCTAAATCTGCTAAAGACAAAGGTCTACAGGTGATCATCGCCGGCGCAGGCGGCGCCGCGCATCTGCCCGGTATGTGTGCCAGCCAAACTGAGCTGCCGGTACTTGGCGTACCAGTGAAATCCTCAACCCTAAGCGGCTGGGACAGCTTGTTATCAATTGTACAGATGCCAAAAGGTATTGCTGTAGGCACCTTAGCCATTGGCACAGCAGGTGCTTATAACGCAGGTTTACTGGCGATTCAGATTCTGGCTTTACAAGATGACGCACTGGCCAAACAGCTGGTTGAGTTTCGTCAAAATCAGACTGAAACGGTATTGGCGAGCCCGACCCCTGGCATCATAAACAGCTAA
- a CDS encoding 5-(carboxyamino)imidazole ribonucleotide synthase has product MTTANAYPANQTIRTIGILGGGQLGMMLAEAALPLGYRCVFLEDAPHCPASLYGQVFTSEQLDDFVAAADVFTLEFENTPAKTVAWLKQLSDEGTKQGMYPPPQALEVAQDRLSEKSLFNELGIQTVPFKSVSSEQELKAAAQELGLPLVLKTSRGGYDGKGQFVLKTEADINEAWQALGEAVTGKGNLTPTPAPLIAEGFINFSREVSIIATRAQDGSMRTYDLVENHHHNGILAKSQAPAVGTSHLLPAAKSAIETLMSHLDYVGTMALELFVSKDAAGKDTILANEIAPRVHNSGHWSIEGAVTSQFENHIRAVVGLPLGDTDNVYPSMMINVLGQYPNIEEVLKIDGAHYHTYHKEERDDRKIAHVTLMPNDVAALEQALAALVRALPNKMGLES; this is encoded by the coding sequence ATGACCACAGCCAACGCTTATCCTGCCAACCAAACCATCCGCACCATTGGTATTCTAGGTGGCGGTCAACTCGGTATGATGCTGGCAGAAGCCGCACTACCTTTGGGCTACCGCTGCGTATTTTTAGAAGACGCGCCCCATTGCCCCGCCTCACTGTACGGCCAAGTCTTTACCAGTGAGCAATTAGACGACTTCGTTGCTGCAGCTGATGTGTTTACCTTAGAGTTTGAAAACACGCCTGCCAAAACGGTGGCTTGGCTCAAGCAGCTGTCAGATGAGGGCACCAAACAAGGGATGTATCCACCACCACAAGCCTTAGAGGTGGCGCAGGACCGCTTAAGCGAAAAATCTTTATTTAATGAGCTGGGTATCCAGACCGTGCCATTTAAGAGCGTCAGCTCAGAGCAAGAGTTGAAAGCGGCTGCCCAAGAGCTGGGGCTACCGTTGGTATTAAAGACCAGCCGCGGCGGTTATGATGGTAAGGGTCAATTTGTACTAAAAACAGAAGCAGATATCAATGAGGCCTGGCAGGCTTTGGGGGAGGCTGTGACCGGTAAAGGCAACTTGACCCCCACTCCAGCCCCGCTTATCGCAGAAGGCTTTATCAACTTTAGCCGCGAAGTTTCTATCATCGCCACCCGTGCTCAAGATGGCAGCATGCGCACCTATGACTTGGTAGAAAACCACCACCACAATGGCATATTGGCCAAGTCGCAAGCACCTGCCGTGGGTACCAGCCACTTATTGCCTGCTGCTAAGTCTGCCATTGAAACCTTAATGAGCCACTTAGATTATGTCGGTACTATGGCACTTGAGCTGTTCGTCAGCAAAGATGCTGCGGGTAAAGATACCATTTTGGCCAATGAGATCGCGCCTCGGGTACACAACTCAGGACATTGGAGCATTGAGGGGGCGGTGACCAGTCAATTCGAGAACCACATTCGTGCTGTGGTCGGTCTACCACTGGGTGATACCGATAATGTTTATCCGTCAATGATGATTAATGTCTTGGGCCAATATCCCAATATTGAGGAGGTACTAAAAATCGATGGCGCTCATTATCACACCTATCACAAAGAGGAGCGTGACGATCGCAAGATTGCCCACGTAACCTTGATGCCAAATGACGTGGCTGCCCTTGAGCAGGCCTTGGCTGCTTTGGTACGTGCCTTGCCTAATAAGATGGGGCTCGAGTCTTGA
- the glyS gene encoding glycine--tRNA ligase subunit beta — MSTILFELGSEELPPKSLKPLRDSLKASVESQLQEANISYDSLKAYAAPRRLAIEIEGISEKQPDRTEQKRGPAVKAAYDAEGKPTRAAEGFAKGLGIDASELITIETDKGDYIGYELTIQGQATTELLPNIFQTALDNLPIAKRMRSGASREEFVRPVKWLVLMQDDQVIDATVQGLDAGNQTLGHRYHSPNPITIAHASDYLSVLESAKVIADFDRRQQLISERVTALADEVNARAIVPQDLLDEVTSLVDLPVALRASFEERFLQVPQEALISTMQADQKYFCLTDSEGKLQPYFIFISNIESKDPSQVVSGNEKVVRPRLADAEFFFLQDQKQPLIEMAESLKNRVFQDKLGTIWEKSERIAKLAAFIAATFRQQNIAGYADIDVAQATRAAMLSKADLTSTLVGEFPELQGVAGTYYARLNGEPEAIAAAIEEQYLPKFSGDKLPQTAVGICLALADRIDTLVGIFGIDQAPTGSKDPFSLRRSAIGVLRILIEKQLPINLVSLIEQAILNYQDKLPKAGETLAQVIDFINSRYRAMYTEQGVSVDTIQAVLAINPHMPLDFDQRIHAVNEFRSLPQAATLAEINKRVANILAKSEGQVGEAVDESLLTEDAEKALYQALSTAKTEVAPLQAETQYTQILQSLATLEVPLTGFFDNVMVNSEDEALKVNRLTLLKQVRELFLTVADVGELQI; from the coding sequence ATGAGTACAATTTTATTTGAATTAGGTAGTGAAGAGCTACCACCAAAAAGCCTAAAGCCATTACGTGATTCGTTAAAAGCTAGTGTTGAGAGCCAACTACAAGAGGCTAATATCAGCTATGACAGCCTAAAGGCCTATGCTGCGCCGCGCCGTCTAGCCATCGAAATTGAAGGCATTAGTGAAAAGCAGCCGGACCGCACTGAACAAAAACGTGGACCTGCAGTAAAAGCCGCCTATGATGCTGAGGGTAAGCCTACCCGTGCTGCAGAAGGCTTCGCTAAAGGCCTAGGTATTGATGCCAGTGAGCTTATCACTATCGAAACGGACAAAGGCGATTACATTGGCTATGAGCTAACCATTCAAGGTCAAGCCACCACTGAGCTGCTGCCCAATATTTTTCAAACCGCTTTAGACAATCTGCCCATTGCCAAACGTATGCGCTCAGGCGCCAGCCGCGAAGAGTTTGTGCGTCCTGTAAAATGGTTGGTGTTGATGCAAGATGATCAAGTGATTGACGCCACTGTGCAAGGTCTTGACGCCGGTAATCAGACATTAGGTCACCGTTATCACTCTCCAAATCCTATCACTATTGCGCATGCTAGCGACTATCTTAGCGTGCTTGAGAGTGCTAAAGTTATTGCCGACTTTGACCGTCGTCAGCAGCTTATCAGTGAGCGCGTTACTGCCTTGGCCGATGAAGTAAATGCCCGTGCCATCGTACCGCAAGACTTGCTCGATGAGGTGACCTCATTGGTAGATTTACCCGTGGCACTTCGCGCCAGCTTTGAGGAGCGCTTCTTACAAGTGCCACAAGAGGCGCTGATTAGCACCATGCAGGCAGACCAAAAGTATTTTTGTTTAACCGACAGTGAAGGCAAGCTGCAACCGTATTTTATCTTTATCAGTAACATCGAATCCAAAGACCCAAGCCAAGTGGTCAGCGGTAACGAAAAAGTAGTACGCCCACGCCTTGCTGATGCTGAGTTTTTCTTCTTACAAGATCAAAAACAGCCACTGATCGAGATGGCCGAGAGCCTAAAAAATCGCGTCTTCCAAGACAAATTAGGCACGATTTGGGAAAAATCTGAGCGTATTGCCAAGCTTGCTGCCTTCATTGCAGCGACTTTTAGACAGCAAAATATTGCCGGCTACGCAGACATCGACGTGGCACAAGCCACACGCGCGGCCATGTTGTCCAAAGCCGACTTAACCAGCACGCTGGTTGGTGAGTTTCCAGAGCTACAAGGGGTGGCGGGTACTTATTATGCACGTCTAAATGGTGAGCCTGAGGCGATTGCGGCGGCCATTGAGGAGCAGTATTTGCCAAAGTTTAGTGGTGACAAACTGCCACAAACCGCTGTGGGTATTTGCTTAGCACTGGCCGATCGCATTGATACATTAGTGGGTATCTTTGGTATTGACCAAGCCCCTACAGGCTCAAAAGATCCATTTAGCTTACGCCGCTCAGCCATTGGGGTACTGCGTATTTTAATCGAAAAACAGCTGCCCATTAATTTGGTCAGCTTAATTGAGCAGGCCATTTTAAATTACCAAGATAAACTGCCTAAAGCGGGCGAGACCTTAGCTCAGGTTATCGACTTTATTAACTCACGCTACCGTGCTATGTATACCGAGCAAGGTGTGAGTGTAGATACCATTCAGGCAGTGCTCGCGATTAACCCACACATGCCGCTTGATTTTGACCAACGTATCCATGCAGTGAATGAGTTCCGCAGCTTGCCACAAGCAGCGACGTTGGCTGAAATTAATAAGCGCGTGGCCAATATCTTAGCCAAATCTGAAGGTCAAGTGGGTGAGGCAGTTGATGAGTCGCTACTGACTGAGGATGCAGAAAAAGCCTTGTATCAGGCGTTAAGTACGGCCAAAACTGAAGTGGCGCCGTTACAAGCAGAAACTCAGTACACTCAGATCTTACAATCTCTTGCCACATTAGAGGTGCCCTTGACCGGCTTCTTTGATAATGTGATGGTCAACAGCGAAGATGAGGCACTTAAAGTCAATCGTTTGACCTTGCTTAAGCAAGTACGCGAGCTGTTTTTGACGGTGGCCGATGTGGGTGAATTACAGATTTAA
- a CDS encoding AI-2E family transporter: MIENWTRELVTQRVLTATLLVILFILCFRVVQFFIVPALWAAILAYVTFPIYNFFHKKVKLSPNISAGIMTVSISLMLGVPIVLGLFVLQQEAVNLYSNLLYRIKVGYVDVPQEIKNLPVIGQQIKDILWEINKDPEASLSAFRAWLQSHLYYGKVALDVAFSTMAKLGMALMTIFFFYRDGISLIKQIRQALRNIIGNRIDDYLDSVGSTTQAVVYGIGLTALAQALLAGVGYYFAGAPSPILLTLMTFVVALVPFGTPFAWMGVSIWLLTQGHTPEAIGLALWGMLVISWVDNLIRPIVISGATKIPFIIIFIGVLGGLTAFGFVGLFIGPVVLAIALAVWREWINQHRNVIFAPCYAQLDEHQWKPADRPMALEISPNVVTFSKYPFADAPKEEPDTSDDKQPHND, translated from the coding sequence ATGATTGAAAACTGGACAAGAGAGCTGGTCACACAGCGTGTGCTGACTGCTACTTTATTGGTCATTTTGTTTATTCTTTGCTTTAGGGTGGTGCAGTTCTTTATTGTACCGGCTTTATGGGCCGCTATTTTGGCCTATGTGACCTTTCCTATTTATAATTTCTTCCATAAAAAAGTCAAACTTAGCCCCAATATTAGCGCCGGTATTATGACCGTGAGCATCTCGCTTATGCTAGGGGTGCCTATTGTGTTAGGTCTTTTTGTGCTACAACAAGAGGCCGTTAACCTATATAGTAACTTGTTGTACCGCATCAAGGTTGGCTATGTTGATGTGCCACAAGAGATCAAAAACCTACCGGTCATTGGTCAGCAGATCAAAGATATTTTGTGGGAGATTAATAAAGACCCTGAAGCCTCTTTGAGTGCTTTTAGAGCTTGGTTGCAGTCGCATTTGTATTATGGCAAGGTGGCGCTCGATGTGGCCTTTAGTACCATGGCCAAATTGGGTATGGCGCTTATGACCATCTTCTTCTTTTACCGAGATGGCATCAGCCTGATTAAACAAATTCGCCAAGCGCTACGTAATATTATTGGCAACCGTATCGACGATTATCTAGATTCAGTAGGCTCCACCACTCAGGCCGTGGTGTATGGCATTGGTCTGACCGCTTTGGCGCAGGCTTTATTGGCAGGCGTCGGTTATTATTTTGCTGGTGCACCCAGTCCTATCTTGTTGACTTTAATGACGTTTGTGGTGGCATTAGTGCCCTTTGGAACCCCTTTTGCTTGGATGGGTGTGTCCATCTGGCTATTAACCCAAGGCCATACGCCAGAGGCCATAGGCTTGGCATTATGGGGGATGCTGGTAATCAGCTGGGTTGATAATTTAATTCGCCCGATTGTTATCTCTGGTGCCACCAAAATTCCGTTTATTATTATCTTTATTGGGGTGCTCGGTGGCCTAACTGCCTTTGGTTTTGTGGGCTTATTTATTGGACCTGTGGTATTGGCCATTGCGCTGGCAGTATGGCGTGAATGGATTAATCAGCACCGCAATGTTATCTTTGCGCCCTGTTATGCGCAGCTTGATGAGCATCAATGGAAGCCGGCCGATAGACCCATGGCGTTAGAGATATCGCCCAATGTGGTGACTTTTAGCAAGTATCCTTTTGCCGATGCACCAAAAGAGGAGCCGGATACCTCAGATGACAAGCAGCCTCATAATGACTAG
- a CDS encoding YaiI/YqxD family protein: MTIWIDADACPLVVKDLITKTVIRTNTPAIFVANQPIKVRKSPLISMKVVGSGFDVADDYIADHVSPGDLVITSDIPLANDVLNNGGQVLTPHGIIYDKNNIKQKLNARDFMDTMRSTGMLDLTQMGGQKPYSDKDKKQFADGLNKLVR, encoded by the coding sequence ATGACCATCTGGATTGACGCCGATGCTTGCCCCTTGGTGGTGAAAGATCTGATTACCAAGACGGTTATTCGCACCAATACTCCGGCAATATTTGTCGCCAATCAGCCGATTAAAGTGCGCAAGTCTCCGCTTATTAGCATGAAGGTGGTGGGGTCAGGCTTTGATGTGGCAGATGACTATATTGCCGATCATGTGTCACCTGGTGATTTGGTGATCACCAGCGATATCCCTTTGGCCAATGATGTGCTAAATAATGGGGGTCAGGTACTAACCCCACATGGCATTATTTATGACAAAAACAACATTAAGCAGAAGCTAAATGCCCGTGATTTTATGGATACCATGCGCTCAACGGGCATGCTGGATTTAACCCAAATGGGCGGTCAAAAACCGTATTCGGATAAAGATAAAAAGCAATTTGCTGATGGGCTCAATAAGTTGGTGCGTTAA
- a CDS encoding metallophosphoesterase produces the protein MIYDVIGDIHGHADKLKGLLDKLGYKMTQHETLNISYYQPPPNHRAIFIGDLIDRGPHEIETLQLVFAMLDAGVADALMGNHEYNALAYATVDDMAEPTHGKLKYLRSHNQTHTHQHQAFLDEIPFGSEAHNYWLTRFYELPLWIETEHACFVHACWDVDSMAVLKPYLTEDNRLTFEALQRSSQKHSPEYDALERVLKGVEVALPEGTSFTDKDGAVRHRMRVKWWQQPLQGERIVDIARAARSDLAQIPQQARVEDLSFELLTDKPIFVGHYWLNGEPEPLSPQVVCTDYSVAGQGHMTAYRFDTQQPLPLCSDNFIQYKPSAITPE, from the coding sequence ATGATTTATGATGTTATTGGAGACATTCACGGTCATGCCGATAAGCTCAAAGGATTGCTTGATAAGCTTGGTTATAAGATGACCCAGCATGAAACTTTGAATATCTCGTACTATCAGCCGCCACCAAACCACAGAGCGATATTTATTGGTGATTTGATCGACCGTGGCCCCCACGAGATTGAAACCTTACAACTCGTGTTTGCTATGCTTGATGCCGGCGTTGCTGATGCTTTGATGGGTAATCATGAATACAATGCGCTTGCTTATGCCACTGTCGATGACATGGCCGAGCCTACTCACGGCAAACTTAAGTATTTGCGCTCGCATAATCAAACGCATACTCATCAACACCAAGCTTTTTTAGATGAGATACCGTTTGGCTCTGAAGCGCACAATTATTGGTTAACTCGCTTTTATGAGTTACCGCTGTGGATAGAGACTGAACATGCTTGTTTCGTACACGCCTGCTGGGATGTCGATAGTATGGCGGTGTTAAAGCCCTATTTAACTGAGGATAATCGCTTAACATTTGAGGCCTTGCAGCGCAGCAGTCAGAAGCACTCACCAGAGTATGACGCTCTAGAGCGAGTGCTCAAAGGCGTAGAAGTTGCTTTACCAGAGGGGACAAGTTTTACTGATAAAGATGGCGCAGTGCGTCACCGTATGCGAGTCAAATGGTGGCAGCAGCCGCTACAAGGAGAGCGCATCGTTGATATCGCCCGAGCCGCACGCTCAGATTTGGCACAAATTCCGCAGCAGGCCCGAGTAGAAGATTTGAGCTTTGAGCTGCTGACAGACAAGCCCATATTTGTCGGTCATTACTGGCTAAATGGTGAGCCTGAGCCGCTAAGTCCTCAAGTGGTGTGTACCGATTATTCGGTCGCAGGACAAGGCCATATGACGGCCTATCGCTTCGATACTCAGCAGCCTCTGCCCCTTTGTTCTGATAACTTTATACAATATAAGCCATCTGCCATAACCCCTGAATAG
- a CDS encoding DUF1328 domain-containing protein: protein MFRWAIIFAVIALLASLLGFGGVAGLSQNFAYIFLVVAVILFIIGFISRRT from the coding sequence ATGTTTAGATGGGCTATCATATTTGCGGTAATCGCTTTATTGGCAAGTTTATTAGGTTTTGGCGGTGTGGCAGGCTTAAGCCAGAACTTCGCTTATATCTTCTTAGTCGTAGCGGTTATCTTATTCATCATTGGCTTTATTTCACGTAGAACTTAA
- a CDS encoding 4-phosphoerythronate dehydrogenase has translation MLTIIADSNIAHLHDYFNEQTLNHPIQVISMAGRDITADALQQYQPDVLLIRSVTQIDAKLLDTNQSVKFIGSATIGTDHVNEGYVSLRGMRFANAAGCSKHSVAQYVMSAILQLRPEYWASNTSQSDKPVKLGIIGLGNIGSTLARYALDLGWEVLGYDPFQSASVINNASVDKVLAQSDVISLHVPLTLTGHSELPTYHMIDADALAKMPSTTMLINTSRGAVVSEADLLADLNQNPERQVVLDVFENEPTVSAELLDKLTIATPHIAGYTLEGKLRGTQMIFDAFVRSYGEKGADILSIKQTDLMADLLPANPYHWSQLKQLPEKLPQFYDIKADDRQLRDSVNEQAGAVLGTDFDALRKNYTLRREWLFD, from the coding sequence ATGCTCACCATTATTGCCGATAGTAACATTGCTCATCTGCACGATTATTTTAATGAGCAGACTCTAAATCATCCTATTCAGGTGATTAGCATGGCTGGACGTGACATTACCGCTGATGCGCTACAACAGTATCAGCCGGATGTACTGCTTATTCGTTCGGTGACGCAGATTGATGCCAAGCTGCTCGATACCAACCAAAGCGTTAAGTTTATTGGCTCAGCCACCATTGGTACCGACCACGTCAATGAAGGCTATGTGAGCCTCAGAGGTATGCGTTTTGCCAATGCCGCAGGCTGTAGCAAGCATTCTGTAGCGCAGTATGTGATGAGCGCTATTTTGCAATTGCGCCCTGAATACTGGGCAAGTAATACCAGTCAGTCGGACAAGCCTGTCAAACTAGGCATTATTGGCTTGGGTAATATTGGCAGTACGCTGGCGCGTTATGCGCTAGATTTGGGCTGGGAAGTACTCGGTTATGACCCGTTTCAATCTGCATCTGTGATTAATAACGCAAGCGTTGATAAAGTGTTAGCACAGAGTGATGTGATTAGCCTACACGTACCCTTGACCCTGACAGGGCATAGCGAGCTGCCCACCTATCATATGATTGATGCAGACGCTTTGGCTAAAATGCCCAGCACCACAATGCTCATTAATACCTCACGCGGTGCAGTGGTTAGTGAAGCGGACTTATTGGCTGATTTAAATCAAAATCCTGAGCGTCAAGTGGTGCTTGATGTGTTTGAAAATGAGCCAACCGTTTCTGCTGAGCTGCTAGATAAGCTAACCATTGCCACGCCGCATATTGCGGGTTATACCCTTGAGGGTAAGCTGCGAGGTACACAAATGATATTTGATGCTTTTGTACGCTCTTATGGTGAGAAGGGTGCGGATATTTTGAGTATTAAACAGACAGATTTAATGGCTGATTTATTGCCCGCCAATCCTTATCACTGGTCGCAGTTAAAACAGTTGCCTGAAAAACTGCCGCAGTTTTATGACATCAAGGCGGATGACAGACAGCTCAGAGACAGTGTGAATGAACAGGCTGGGGCGGTGCTAGGAACTGACTTTGATGCGCTTAGAAAAAACTACACTTTGCGCCGTGAGTGGTTATTCGATTAA
- a CDS encoding DUF421 domain-containing protein, with product MDESKWFSIDLTQVLGIALSAVGIYFGLMLFTRLMGLRSFAKISSHDFAMTVGVGSILASTVLSKSPSLMQGLVAMAMLFVLQALVSMLRRNVKPLKDLIDNEPLVLMAHGEYHWDNIKSANLAKSDIQEVLRKNGLKSKSEVFAVVMETTGDMSVIKQNDVAPDPDLFDDIRDFEVLFTPSGSHN from the coding sequence ATGGATGAGTCAAAGTGGTTTTCGATAGACTTAACACAAGTGCTAGGTATTGCGCTGTCTGCGGTGGGGATTTATTTTGGTCTGATGCTGTTTACGCGGCTTATGGGGCTACGCAGCTTTGCTAAGATATCTAGCCATGACTTTGCGATGACCGTGGGCGTAGGTAGTATTTTGGCGTCCACCGTTTTGTCGAAGTCACCCTCTTTAATGCAAGGCTTAGTCGCGATGGCAATGCTGTTTGTTTTGCAAGCCTTGGTCTCTATGCTGCGCCGTAATGTTAAACCACTAAAAGATTTGATTGATAATGAGCCATTGGTACTGATGGCCCACGGGGAATACCACTGGGATAATATTAAAAGTGCCAATTTGGCCAAAAGCGATATTCAAGAAGTGCTGCGCAAAAATGGACTAAAATCTAAGTCAGAAGTATTTGCAGTGGTGATGGAAACCACCGGTGATATGAGCGTGATCAAACAAAATGATGTCGCCCCAGATCCAGACTTATTCGATGATATCAGAGACTTTGAGGTGCTTTTTACACCCTCGGGGTCTCATAACTAA
- a CDS encoding FUSC family protein → MNYSLKSRLIAPLFEPYARYLHADLLHSIRLGVAVVSSLIFSKVTQLPHSEWATITVFVILGLLQYQGAIYTKAKERILGTLLGIVVGLGLLWINHHVQGYLGIAWLYYVLVGLISGIIGYYSIKQLGYIGLLTGITMCMVISSHNSIGPDGIARAFNVLIGTLFAVVATLILPLKSTLMWRFLLANNLEACANMYDGVEAYISDPSLDQRFAEADIEEDEMADKELNKHHPSSAEVANIDTQHVQLDLGATTVTAIDGVTNTASTTYVNKDMVEQFKEINKRLLRVRAHIAATAKESGIDIQDLDMIQRTHRNIIGTIDLLLSAAPKLAHSPIDEENRILVDHYHRELTQAMRHIAAVLRSPSDEVFRPITRIQVSDYPSVQTLPFEWQGYFWLTQTLQGQLQSLSDLLQHTQAQWYKGSGLRYQRQEQRRIHAHGGESDLDV, encoded by the coding sequence ATGAACTACTCTTTAAAGTCTCGCCTGATCGCCCCTCTATTTGAGCCCTATGCTCGCTATTTGCATGCTGATTTATTGCACTCCATTAGATTGGGTGTGGCGGTGGTTTCCTCATTAATATTCAGTAAGGTCACACAACTCCCACATTCAGAGTGGGCCACCATCACTGTGTTCGTCATCTTAGGGTTACTGCAATATCAAGGTGCGATTTATACCAAAGCCAAAGAACGTATCCTCGGTACGTTGTTAGGTATTGTTGTGGGTTTAGGCCTGCTGTGGATTAATCACCACGTACAAGGGTATCTTGGCATCGCTTGGCTGTATTATGTGTTGGTCGGGCTCATTAGTGGGATTATCGGTTATTACTCTATCAAGCAGCTAGGCTACATTGGCCTTTTAACGGGGATCACCATGTGTATGGTTATCTCAAGCCATAACAGCATTGGTCCTGATGGGATTGCTCGAGCGTTTAACGTATTAATTGGTACCCTATTTGCGGTGGTGGCCACGTTAATTTTGCCGTTAAAGTCGACGTTAATGTGGCGCTTTTTATTGGCCAATAACCTAGAAGCCTGCGCGAATATGTATGATGGGGTAGAGGCGTATATCTCAGATCCAAGCTTAGATCAGCGTTTTGCAGAAGCGGATATCGAAGAAGATGAGATGGCCGATAAGGAGCTGAATAAACATCATCCCAGCTCTGCTGAAGTGGCCAATATAGATACCCAACATGTGCAGTTAGACTTGGGAGCCACGACAGTGACAGCCATTGATGGTGTTACCAATACTGCCTCGACCACTTACGTTAATAAAGACATGGTAGAGCAGTTTAAAGAGATTAATAAGCGGCTATTGCGAGTCAGAGCCCATATTGCGGCAACGGCCAAGGAGTCTGGCATAGATATCCAAGATTTGGATATGATTCAGCGTACCCATCGCAATATTATTGGTACCATTGACCTGCTATTGAGTGCCGCGCCTAAGCTTGCTCACAGTCCTATTGATGAGGAAAATCGGATTTTAGTTGATCATTATCACCGAGAATTAACCCAAGCTATGCGTCATATAGCCGCGGTATTAAGAAGCCCCAGTGATGAGGTGTTTCGGCCCATTACCCGCATTCAGGTTTCAGATTATCCGAGTGTGCAGACCCTACCTTTTGAATGGCAGGGCTATTTTTGGTTAACCCAAACCTTGCAAGGTCAATTGCAAAGCTTGAGTGATTTACTACAACATACTCAAGCCCAGTGGTATAAAGGATCGGGCCTACGCTATCAGCGCCAAGAGCAGCGCCGTATACATGCCCATGGGGGTGAGAGTGATTTGGATGTGTAG